In Acidobacteriota bacterium, the DNA window CTCTTACGAACGCATAGACCACGGATGACACTGATTTGACGGATTCCCACGGAGATCCGGGCTCAATTTCAGACCGAGACGACATGAGTCAATCACACACTCGTAACAAGCTCGCCCTAACACTACTCGCATCAATCGCGCTATGCGTATTCCTCGCGGGGACTCGCGCACAGACCGGTTCGGATGTCCTCAACCGTTTCCAGACAACCGAAGCCATGATCCCGGCGCGCGACGGGGTCCGCTTGCACACGCTGATCTACGCGCCCAAAGACGCGCGCGAGCCGCTGCCCATCATCATGCTTCGAACTCCCTACGGCATAGACGGCCGGGCCGGCGGGGCGTTCGCCGGCTACTTCAAAGACCTGGTCGCCGAAGGCTACATCTTCGTGTTTCAAGATGATCGCGGGCGCTTCAAATCCGAAGGCCAGTTCGTGATGCAGCGCGCGCTCCGCGATAAGCGCGATCAGAAAGCGATAGACGAAAGCACCGACGCATACGACACGATCGCCTGGTTGCTGAAGAACGTGCCCAACAACAACGGCCGCGTTGGGATGCTCGGCATTTCTTATGACGGCTGGCTGACGGTGATGGCCATGCTCGACCCGCATCCGGCGCTGAGAGCTGTCTCGCCCCAGGCATCGCCCGCCGATATGTTTTTGGGAGACGACTTCCATCACAACGGCGCTTTCAGGCTGAGCTACGGTTTCGAATACGCGGCGATGATGGAGACGTCAAAGGTGAGCGAGCAATTCGCCTTCGACCGCTACGACACATACGAGTGGTATTTGAAGCTTGGAGCATTGTCCAACGTCAACCAAAAGTACCTTCACGGAAAGATTCCGAGTTGGAATGATTTCGTCGAGCACCCCAACTACGATCTGTTCTGGCAGCGCCAGGCATTCCCCCTTCAAACGGGCGAGGTGAGGGTGCCTACGCTGAACGTCGCGGGATGGTGGGATCAGGAAGACTTCTACGGCCCGATCAGAATCTACAAAACGCTCGAGAAGAACGACCCGCGCAACCTGAACTTCCTGGTCGCCGGGCCGTGGAATCACGGAGGCTGGAGCAGGGGCGACGGAAGCAAACTCGGCAAGATAGATTTCGAGAGCCCGACCAGCCAGTACTTTCGCGAGAAGGTGCAGGGTCCTTTCTTTGCATACTACCTGAAAGACAAAGGCAAGCTCGAACAGCCCGAGGCGTTAACCTTCGAGACCGGTGCAAACAAATGGACGGCTTATGATCGCTGGCCGCCGCGCCAGGCATCCGAGCGGCGCCTATACTTTCGCAGCGGCGGCAGGCTTGGTTTTGAAGCGCCCGACGCTGACGGCGATTCTGAATTCGACAGCTATGTTTCGGATCCTGCTCATCCTGTTCCATACCGTCCACGCCCGATCGAGCCGACCTATCATCCCGGCGGGTCCGGCTGGTACACATGGCTGTTGGAAGACCAGCGCTTCGCTCATATGCGTCCCGATGTTTTGAGTTGGGAAACTGAGCCGCTTGATAAAGAGCTGATCGTGAGCGGGGACATCACGGCTCACTTGTTCGCTTCAACTTCGGGATCGGACAGCGACTGGATCGTAAAGCTGATCGACGTCTATCCCGAACAATACTCAAAGGACCCGAAGATGAGCGGATATCAATTGATGATCGCCAACGACGTGCTTCGGGGCAGGTTCAGAAAGAGCTTCGAGACGCCGGACCCGATAACGCCGGGGCAGGTGAATTCATACACGATCGACCTGCACGGCAACAATCATCGCTTCCTGAAAGGCCACCGCGTGATGGTGCAGGTGCAGAGCACATGGTTCCCGGCCATCGATCGTAACCCACAGACGTTTGTCGAAAACATCTTCAAGGCGAAGGAGTCAGACTACCAGCCGGCAACGCAACGCGTTTTTCGATCGAAGCGTTATGCCTCACACGTGACTGTGCCGGTGCTTGCGCAGTGAGTCCTGAGTTCATGTGGTTCCGGCTGATCGACAGGCTCTGGCGTCTATGCCCAACTCGTGACGAGGTGGGTATACGCGAAAACCTGACGCGCACGCGTCTGTGTCGGTGACTCCGCTAGTAGAATGACCGGGCACAGACTAACGTCTATGCTACGTGGTGGGTTGGTTTGAGTTCAGAGTACAAGCTTCAGCTTGCTTCTCACGCTCATGCGGCGGAAAGAGCAAGCTGAAGCTTGAACTCTGAACTCAAACTGACCCACTACCCTATGCTACTTCTGCTTGATATTTCGGTGCTCGTTGCATACAAACATTAGTAGGCATGACAGACAAAATACATCCAGGGCAGAGCGAAACTCGAACGCTGGTCGCGCTCGACACCGGAATCGGCGAGATGCCTTTCGGCAAGGAAGAGCTCTTGACCGAAGAGCAAGCTAATGCCAAACGCGAAGCGCTTCGACTCTTTCAGGAGGCTTATGAAGGCCAAATGCGCGGCGATCTGGACGAAGCGGCTAGCCTCTACAGTCAATCGGTCGCAGCGTACCCGACTGCCGAAGCTCACACGTTTCTTGGTTGGACTTACAGCTTCATGAACATGACGGATGAAGCGATCGAGGAGTGCCATCGCGCGACTGAGGTTGATCCGGACTTCGGCAACCCGTATAACGACATCGGCGCTTATCTGATCGAGCAAGGCAATCTGTTCAGCGCGATTCCGTGGCTACAGCGAGCGATGACGGCGCCGCGATATGAGTCTTATTTTTATCCGCACTTCAACCTCGGTCGAGTCTATGAAGCACAAGGACGCGCATACGACGCGCTGCGCGAATACAAGGCGGCGATTGATTTGAATCCGAAGTACGCGCTGGCGCTTCGAGCGTTCCGAAAGCTGCAGGCGAAGCTGAACTAAACAGTTAGGCAGTTTGACAGGATTGGGAAGCGATGTTGCGCGAACTGCAAGAGTAACAGGCTGGCAAATGTGGCGCCACATGGTTCGAGTTGGGCATTCTGCTCGGTCTTCCCTGCGGGTCCGACGGTACTCCTTAGCAAACTCACGGCGAGGAGAGTAGAGTGACGAAGCGTGTAGTGAGGTGACTGGCATGGAAACAAAACCCATAACAATTCGCGTCAGCTCGGAAGCGGCCTTCGCCTACGAAGCAGCGCCAGCGGAGCAAAGGCGCAAGCTCGATGCGTTGCTTAGCCTGAAATTGACTGAAGTGGCGCGGGCTAGGAGACCAT includes these proteins:
- a CDS encoding CocE/NonD family hydrolase yields the protein MSQSHTRNKLALTLLASIALCVFLAGTRAQTGSDVLNRFQTTEAMIPARDGVRLHTLIYAPKDAREPLPIIMLRTPYGIDGRAGGAFAGYFKDLVAEGYIFVFQDDRGRFKSEGQFVMQRALRDKRDQKAIDESTDAYDTIAWLLKNVPNNNGRVGMLGISYDGWLTVMAMLDPHPALRAVSPQASPADMFLGDDFHHNGAFRLSYGFEYAAMMETSKVSEQFAFDRYDTYEWYLKLGALSNVNQKYLHGKIPSWNDFVEHPNYDLFWQRQAFPLQTGEVRVPTLNVAGWWDQEDFYGPIRIYKTLEKNDPRNLNFLVAGPWNHGGWSRGDGSKLGKIDFESPTSQYFREKVQGPFFAYYLKDKGKLEQPEALTFETGANKWTAYDRWPPRQASERRLYFRSGGRLGFEAPDADGDSEFDSYVSDPAHPVPYRPRPIEPTYHPGGSGWYTWLLEDQRFAHMRPDVLSWETEPLDKELIVSGDITAHLFASTSGSDSDWIVKLIDVYPEQYSKDPKMSGYQLMIANDVLRGRFRKSFETPDPITPGQVNSYTIDLHGNNHRFLKGHRVMVQVQSTWFPAIDRNPQTFVENIFKAKESDYQPATQRVFRSKRYASHVTVPVLAQ
- a CDS encoding tetratricopeptide repeat protein; the encoded protein is MTDKIHPGQSETRTLVALDTGIGEMPFGKEELLTEEQANAKREALRLFQEAYEGQMRGDLDEAASLYSQSVAAYPTAEAHTFLGWTYSFMNMTDEAIEECHRATEVDPDFGNPYNDIGAYLIEQGNLFSAIPWLQRAMTAPRYESYFYPHFNLGRVYEAQGRAYDALREYKAAIDLNPKYALALRAFRKLQAKLN